One Thermodesulfobacteriota bacterium DNA segment encodes these proteins:
- a CDS encoding IPTL-CTERM sorting domain-containing protein: MESIKSVTKLLFPAALVAVVFLSWALPASAGVTFLLDKSDYIENHPNQLVQNFDAGKVDPGQYETCNQPVDEFSNDDCFEPGDIFPGLAFETFPLDATVIFLGGINFQGAANPQNALARGGGPSTFEILFEGGVTTAGMDIGCFAEGSGCNTLQTVRLLDANGITIDSIEVKTDDFFSTFVGFDSTVPVVRVDISGPEDIAQGVDEVRFGFGQRVSNIPTLSEWGMIAAAAGLMMVGVWFAVRRRKARTV; this comes from the coding sequence ATGGAAAGTATAAAGTCCGTGACAAAACTCCTATTCCCGGCCGCGCTCGTTGCGGTCGTGTTCCTCTCGTGGGCTCTCCCTGCCTCGGCTGGCGTAACATTTTTATTAGACAAGTCTGATTATATTGAGAACCATCCCAACCAGCTTGTGCAGAACTTCGACGCGGGGAAAGTCGATCCCGGACAGTATGAAACTTGCAACCAGCCTGTGGATGAGTTTAGCAACGACGACTGCTTCGAACCGGGTGACATATTCCCCGGTCTTGCATTCGAGACATTCCCGTTAGATGCGACCGTCATATTCCTGGGAGGAATAAATTTTCAAGGGGCGGCGAACCCTCAAAACGCGCTTGCCCGCGGGGGCGGACCGAGCACGTTTGAAATATTGTTCGAGGGCGGCGTGACTACCGCGGGAATGGACATCGGGTGTTTTGCCGAGGGCAGCGGCTGCAATACGCTTCAGACGGTAAGGCTCCTCGACGCTAACGGCATTACCATCGATTCCATAGAAGTGAAAACCGACGACTTCTTCAGCACGTTCGTGGGATTCGATTCAACAGTCCCGGTGGTGAGGGTTGATATCTCGGGCCCGGAGGATATTGCGCAGGGCGTGGACGAGGTGAGGTTCGGGTTCGGACAACGCGTGTCTAATATCCCGACATTGTCCGAGTGGGGGATGATCGCGGCGGCGGCGGGACTGATGATGGTTGGAGTGTGGTTCGCGGTGAGGAGAAGGAAGGCGCGGACTGTTTGA